A section of the Halopiger aswanensis genome encodes:
- the mutL gene encoding DNA mismatch repair endonuclease MutL produces the protein MSEETNIHRLDEDTVARIAAGEVVERPASAVKELVENSLDADADRVDVTVEEGGTELIRVADDGHGMSEADLRAAVREHTTSKIEGLEDLESGVRTLGFRGEALHTIGSVSRLTICSRPRGADGAGTELVYEGGEVTSVEPVGCPEGTTVEVEDLFYNTPARRKFLKTTATEFAHVNRVVTRYALANPDVAVSLTHDDREVFATTGQGDLQAAVLSVYGREVASSMIRVEVDEDELPPGPVDSVSGLVSHPETNRSSREYLATYVNGRAVTADAIREGIMGAYGTQLGGDRYPFVVLFLEVPGDAVDVNVHPRKREVRFDDDDAVRRQIDAAVESALLEHGLLRSRAPRGRSAPDEARIEPRRGTGADSSAPSETSTQRSLEDSRSTPERTDSAESTSADSSRDAGSSSADGLNADRSQSTSSEPESTIGVESAPDSDHDGNPSSPSSTSARSTDRLSSDSGSPSASRTDPADGAAPATESPSSTESRESPESAPSSSNGSDSRTVADDGSTTDTDRTESADSNRKFDGPTEQRTLAGEPATGDETDFDSLPPLRVLGQFDDTYLVCETPDGLALIDQHAADERVNYERLRDAFADDPAAQALASPVELELTAAEAEAFEGYEDALERLGFYADRVDERTIAVTTVPAVLEETLEPANLRDVLTSFIEGDREAGAETVDALADEFLGDLACYPSLTGNTSLTEGSVVELLSKLDDCENPYACPHGRPVVVRIDEDEIEDRFERDYPGHQG, from the coding sequence ATGAGCGAGGAAACCAACATCCACCGCCTCGACGAGGACACCGTCGCCCGCATCGCCGCCGGCGAGGTCGTCGAACGCCCCGCCAGCGCGGTCAAGGAACTCGTCGAGAACAGCCTAGACGCCGACGCCGACCGCGTCGACGTCACCGTCGAGGAGGGCGGCACCGAACTCATCCGGGTCGCCGACGACGGCCACGGGATGAGCGAGGCGGATCTGCGCGCCGCCGTCCGCGAGCACACGACCAGCAAGATCGAGGGGCTCGAGGACCTCGAGTCGGGCGTCCGGACGCTGGGCTTCCGCGGCGAGGCCTTGCACACGATCGGCTCGGTCTCGCGGCTGACCATCTGCTCGCGACCGCGGGGCGCCGACGGCGCGGGCACGGAACTGGTTTACGAGGGCGGCGAGGTGACGTCGGTCGAGCCCGTCGGCTGCCCGGAGGGCACCACCGTCGAGGTCGAGGACCTCTTTTACAATACGCCCGCTCGCCGGAAGTTCCTCAAGACGACGGCGACGGAGTTCGCCCACGTCAACCGCGTCGTCACCCGCTACGCGCTGGCGAACCCGGACGTGGCGGTCTCGCTGACCCACGACGACCGCGAGGTCTTCGCCACGACGGGCCAGGGCGATCTGCAGGCCGCGGTCCTCTCGGTCTACGGCCGCGAGGTCGCCTCCTCGATGATCCGCGTCGAGGTCGATGAAGACGAACTGCCGCCCGGCCCCGTCGACTCTGTCTCGGGACTCGTCTCTCATCCCGAAACCAACCGCTCGAGCCGCGAGTACCTCGCGACCTACGTCAACGGCCGGGCCGTCACGGCCGACGCGATCCGCGAGGGGATCATGGGCGCCTACGGCACCCAACTGGGCGGCGACCGCTACCCGTTCGTCGTCCTCTTTCTCGAGGTGCCCGGCGACGCCGTCGACGTGAACGTCCACCCGCGCAAGCGCGAGGTCCGGTTCGACGACGACGATGCCGTCCGCCGGCAGATCGACGCCGCGGTGGAGTCGGCGCTGCTCGAGCACGGCCTGCTCCGTTCCCGCGCACCTCGGGGTCGGTCGGCGCCCGACGAGGCGCGGATCGAGCCGCGCCGCGGGACCGGGGCGGACTCGAGCGCTCCGTCGGAGACGAGTACCCAACGCTCCCTCGAGGACAGCCGTTCGACTCCGGAGCGGACGGATTCCGCCGAGTCTACGAGCGCCGACTCGAGTCGCGACGCCGGCTCCTCGTCCGCCGACGGTTTGAATGCCGACCGCTCGCAGTCGACCTCGAGCGAGCCCGAATCGACGATTGGGGTCGAATCAGCCCCGGATTCGGACCACGACGGAAACCCGTCGTCTCCCTCGAGTACGAGCGCAAGGTCGACGGACCGCCTCTCTTCCGACTCGGGATCACCGTCGGCCTCACGAACCGACCCCGCGGATGGCGCGGCACCGGCGACGGAATCCCCCTCGAGTACCGAGAGTCGCGAGAGTCCCGAGAGCGCCCCCTCGAGTTCGAACGGCTCCGACTCGCGGACGGTCGCCGACGACGGCTCGACTACCGATACCGACCGAACCGAGTCGGCCGATTCGAACCGAAAGTTCGACGGGCCGACCGAACAGCGGACGCTGGCCGGCGAGCCCGCGACCGGCGACGAGACCGACTTCGACTCGCTGCCGCCGCTTCGGGTGCTCGGCCAGTTCGACGACACCTATCTCGTCTGCGAGACCCCCGACGGGCTCGCGCTGATCGACCAGCACGCCGCCGACGAGCGGGTCAACTACGAGCGGCTGCGGGACGCGTTCGCCGACGACCCCGCCGCGCAGGCGCTGGCGTCCCCCGTCGAACTCGAGTTGACCGCCGCGGAGGCCGAAGCCTTCGAGGGGTACGAGGACGCCCTCGAGCGGCTCGGCTTCTACGCCGATCGCGTCGACGAGCGCACGATCGCCGTGACGACCGTCCCGGCGGTGCTCGAGGAGACCTTGGAGCCCGCGAACCTGCGGGACGTCCTCACCTCCTTTATCGAGGGCGACCGCGAGGCGGGCGCGGAGACGGTCGACGCGCTGGCCGACGAGTTCCTCGGCGACTTAGCGTGCTATCCGTCGCTGACGGGGAACACGTCGCTGACGGAGGGCTCGGTGGTCGAGCTGCTCTCGAAGTTAGACGACTGCGAGAATCCCTACGCCTGCCCGCACGGGCGGCCGGTTGTCGTCCGGATCGACGAGGACGAAATCGAGGATCGGTTCGAGCGGGACTATCCCGGCCATCAGGGTTGA
- a CDS encoding dihydrodipicolinate synthase family protein, which produces MDLQQELAGITCPVATPFDDANEIDEDALTDLLETLVAGGIDAVFPNGTTGEFASLSPDERRRVLEFTVDQIDGDVPVVTGAGATSVAETLEYLDQAAELGADAAVVVPPYFHAANAPAGNERFFEAVADESPLPLLLYNIPACTGGEIAVETVEAVAEHDNVVGLKDSSGDLEYFLAAMRATPDDFLHLQGYDALLLPSLRMGADGGVNALSNAVPEAYSELYETAESERGATLQNAIADLFEACGAYGFAPATKAALEYRDVIPSDAVRPPLVTVPEDGREAIEDAVDGVLEA; this is translated from the coding sequence ATGGATCTCCAGCAGGAACTCGCGGGAATCACGTGTCCGGTCGCGACGCCGTTCGACGACGCGAACGAGATCGACGAGGACGCCCTCACTGACCTCCTCGAGACGCTCGTCGCGGGCGGCATCGATGCGGTCTTCCCGAACGGGACGACGGGCGAGTTCGCCAGCCTCTCGCCCGACGAACGGCGCCGCGTTCTCGAGTTCACAGTCGACCAGATCGACGGCGACGTACCGGTCGTCACCGGTGCAGGCGCGACCAGCGTCGCCGAGACCCTCGAGTACCTCGACCAGGCGGCCGAACTCGGCGCCGACGCCGCGGTCGTCGTCCCGCCGTACTTCCACGCGGCGAACGCGCCGGCCGGTAACGAGCGGTTCTTCGAGGCCGTCGCGGATGAGTCGCCGCTGCCGCTGTTGCTGTACAACATCCCGGCCTGCACCGGCGGCGAAATCGCGGTCGAAACCGTCGAAGCGGTCGCCGAGCACGACAACGTCGTCGGCCTGAAGGACTCGAGCGGCGACCTCGAGTACTTCCTCGCGGCGATGCGGGCGACGCCCGACGACTTCCTGCACCTGCAGGGGTACGACGCCCTCCTGCTGCCGTCGCTGCGGATGGGCGCCGACGGCGGGGTGAACGCGCTGTCGAACGCCGTCCCCGAAGCCTATAGCGAGCTGTACGAGACCGCCGAGAGCGAGCGCGGCGCGACGCTGCAGAACGCGATCGCGGACCTGTTCGAAGCCTGCGGCGCGTACGGATTCGCTCCGGCGACGAAAGCGGCGCTCGAGTACCGCGACGTGATTCCATCGGACGCCGTTCGGCCGCCGCTTGTGACCGTTCCCGAGGACGGCCGCGAAGCGATCGAAGACGCGGTCGACGGCGTGCTCGAGGCATGA
- a CDS encoding outer membrane protein assembly factor BamB family protein, with protein MSTFQYDSARTGGPPGTTGPTDSVTERWTAQTDGWAGKALAVIDDTAYVGSDGGSVYAFDGDGTERWTISTGGRIDSAPAVVNDTVYVGSHERHVYALDAADGTEQWRSETGQFGISSPTVVDGTVYIGNNGDGQLYALDAADGSDRWTFGVGYSVTASPAVVDDTVYIGSGSAAYALDAADGTERWTFETDALGNATPAVADGTVYLRWNQKVYALDAADGTERWAFETDDSTATPGTAPPTVVDDTVYAGVNDSIYAIAANDGTERWSFETGERVRSSPAVIDDSVYVGGDDGIVYALDASDGTERWRFETGDRNTSISSPVVVDGTVYVGTSDGAVYALTEQ; from the coding sequence GTGTCGACGTTTCAGTACGATTCCGCCCGGACGGGAGGGCCGCCGGGTACGACCGGTCCAACCGATTCGGTCACCGAACGGTGGACCGCCCAGACGGACGGGTGGGCCGGGAAAGCGCTTGCGGTGATCGATGACACCGCCTACGTCGGGAGCGACGGTGGGTCAGTCTACGCGTTCGACGGTGACGGCACCGAACGGTGGACCATCTCCACGGGCGGGCGGATCGACTCGGCGCCGGCAGTCGTGAACGACACCGTCTACGTCGGGAGTCACGAGCGCCACGTCTACGCGCTGGACGCTGCCGACGGTACTGAACAGTGGCGCTCCGAGACCGGCCAGTTCGGAATTTCGTCACCGACGGTGGTCGATGGAACCGTCTATATTGGAAACAACGGTGACGGACAGCTCTACGCGCTGGACGCCGCCGATGGCAGCGACCGGTGGACGTTCGGGGTGGGATACAGCGTCACGGCCTCGCCGGCGGTGGTGGACGACACCGTCTACATCGGGAGCGGGAGCGCCGCTTACGCACTGGACGCCGCTGACGGTACCGAGCGGTGGACGTTCGAGACCGACGCCCTCGGAAACGCGACGCCAGCGGTAGCCGACGGCACCGTCTACCTCAGATGGAATCAGAAGGTCTACGCGCTGGACGCCGCCGACGGCACCGAACGGTGGGCTTTCGAAACGGACGACTCTACGGCCACTCCCGGAACGGCACCGCCAACGGTAGTCGACGATACGGTTTACGCCGGAGTGAACGATAGCATCTATGCGATAGCTGCCAACGACGGCACCGAACGGTGGTCGTTCGAGACGGGGGAACGAGTTCGATCCTCTCCGGCAGTAATCGACGACTCGGTCTACGTCGGCGGCGATGACGGTATCGTCTATGCATTGGACGCTTCCGACGGCACCGAACGGTGGCGCTTCGAGACGGGAGATCGCAACACGTCGATATCGTCGCCGGTGGTGGTCGACGGAACCGTCTACGTCGGTACCAGCGACGGGGCCGTCTACGCGCTCACCGAACAGTGA
- a CDS encoding putative sulfate/molybdate transporter, producing the protein MAYSFPTAGRSDLEFSLGELTGALGDSITVLPLLVALAATTSVSLPHVLVGFGVFQIVWGLYYGMPLSVEPMKALVGLAIVGSLSYPELAAAGLLAGGVLLAVGQLGLVGRVQRVVGEPVIRGVQFAVALLLLESAVELSLGGPAVAGAGLAVVGLLALAGYRQSSVLVVLALGAAAAVAAAGMPMPTAPELTPFPAGTPSLTAAALEGTVAQLGMTVGNAAIATALLCGDLYDRDISADDLSTSMGVTCLAAIPLGGVPMCHGSGGLAGKYAFGARTGGANVLLGIGYVALALVATGALLAAFPTALLGVLLAVVALELGRAALDPVDWDDLRALALVVGVGIVGLAVNVGVAFVLGAVAFWLVSRGD; encoded by the coding sequence ATGGCGTACTCGTTCCCGACGGCGGGTCGATCCGACCTCGAGTTCTCCCTGGGCGAGTTGACGGGTGCGCTAGGGGATTCGATTACGGTGCTGCCGCTGCTGGTGGCGCTGGCCGCGACGACGAGCGTCTCCCTGCCGCACGTGCTGGTCGGCTTCGGCGTCTTCCAGATCGTCTGGGGCCTCTACTACGGGATGCCGCTCTCGGTCGAGCCGATGAAGGCGCTGGTCGGGCTGGCCATCGTCGGCTCCCTCTCGTATCCGGAACTCGCCGCGGCCGGCCTCCTCGCGGGCGGCGTGCTACTCGCGGTCGGGCAACTCGGCCTCGTCGGCCGCGTTCAGCGCGTCGTCGGCGAGCCGGTCATCCGCGGCGTCCAGTTCGCCGTCGCCCTGCTCTTGCTCGAGTCGGCCGTCGAACTCTCGCTCGGGGGTCCGGCTGTCGCGGGCGCCGGCCTCGCGGTCGTCGGCCTGCTCGCGCTCGCGGGCTACCGCCAGTCCAGCGTGCTGGTCGTCCTCGCGCTCGGCGCCGCTGCGGCGGTCGCTGCGGCCGGCATGCCGATGCCAACGGCGCCGGAACTCACGCCGTTCCCCGCCGGCACGCCCAGCCTTACGGCCGCCGCACTCGAGGGCACTGTCGCCCAACTGGGGATGACCGTCGGCAACGCGGCGATCGCGACCGCGCTGCTCTGCGGCGACCTCTACGATCGGGATATCTCGGCCGACGACCTCTCGACGAGCATGGGCGTGACCTGCCTCGCGGCGATCCCGCTGGGCGGCGTGCCGATGTGCCACGGCAGCGGCGGCCTCGCAGGGAAGTACGCCTTCGGCGCGCGGACCGGCGGCGCGAACGTCCTGCTCGGGATCGGCTACGTCGCGCTCGCGCTGGTCGCGACCGGCGCGCTGCTCGCCGCCTTCCCGACGGCCCTGCTCGGGGTTCTGCTGGCCGTCGTCGCGCTCGAGCTCGGCCGTGCAGCGCTCGACCCCGTCGACTGGGACGACCTACGGGCACTGGCGCTGGTCGTCGGCGTCGGAATCGTCGGCCTCGCGGTCAACGTCGGCGTCGCATTTGTCCTCGGTGCCGTCGCGTTCTGGCTGGTCTCGAGGGGCGACTGA
- a CDS encoding SHOCT domain-containing protein — protein sequence MVSRRWLYFGGFIASTALLLGVGLLGVLDALSVLSGSVPRGEEFILLAMVGEAAEWIALGLGLGLLAALFLAATVVSVLRSASLPRSDRLVALVERLEREYPVLRQFDVAETVEPTPEDRRQRLKEQYVDGEISEAEFERRMETAMDDDLAESSRSGTTTVDVEERS from the coding sequence ATGGTCTCTCGTCGCTGGCTGTACTTCGGCGGGTTCATCGCGTCCACGGCGTTGCTGCTCGGCGTCGGATTGCTCGGCGTGCTGGACGCGCTGTCGGTGCTCTCCGGAAGCGTCCCGCGCGGCGAGGAGTTCATCCTGCTGGCGATGGTCGGCGAAGCCGCCGAGTGGATCGCGCTCGGACTCGGTCTCGGGTTGCTCGCGGCTCTGTTCCTCGCGGCGACCGTCGTCTCCGTCCTGCGGAGCGCCTCGCTCCCCCGGAGCGACCGGCTCGTCGCGCTCGTCGAGCGACTCGAGCGCGAGTACCCCGTCCTGCGGCAGTTCGACGTCGCGGAGACGGTCGAACCGACGCCGGAGGATCGCAGGCAACGGCTGAAAGAGCAGTACGTCGACGGCGAGATTAGCGAAGCGGAGTTCGAACGGCGAATGGAGACCGCGATGGACGACGACCTCGCGGAGTCCTCGCGGTCGGGAACCACTACCGTCGACGTCGAGGAGCGGTCGTAA
- a CDS encoding AIR synthase family protein, whose amino-acid sequence MSDLGKIDRTFFERHVASNLGADRDDVALGPQHGVDFGVLEIGGQALVTATDPISILPPLGFERAARFALDLILADVAVSGVAPSHLSICFTLPEAMTDDEFATVWETIHEECTDLGVSVVTGHTARYSDPTFPWIGAATAMGVGEFDDIVRPDGAQVGDRLLLTTGPAVEAVGLLSTLFPDEIDVSDGELADAQARLEEVHCVRDALTAAAAGPVRAMHDVTEGGLAGALNEMADGADARFVVDRKAVPMRPGVREVCDALEIDPWATTSCGSLLIAVDPDGVDDVRAALEERDTVVAEIGRVESGTGVVDEAGERIEHPAGDASWGVYADLASE is encoded by the coding sequence GTGAGCGACCTCGGTAAAATCGATCGGACGTTCTTCGAACGGCACGTCGCGTCCAACCTCGGCGCGGACCGCGACGACGTCGCGCTGGGTCCCCAGCACGGCGTCGACTTCGGCGTCCTCGAGATCGGCGGCCAGGCACTCGTTACGGCGACCGACCCGATATCGATCCTGCCGCCGCTGGGCTTCGAGCGTGCGGCGCGGTTCGCCCTCGATTTGATCCTCGCGGACGTGGCCGTCAGCGGCGTCGCGCCGTCGCACCTCTCGATCTGTTTCACCCTCCCCGAGGCGATGACCGACGACGAGTTCGCGACGGTCTGGGAGACGATCCACGAGGAGTGTACGGATCTGGGCGTCTCCGTCGTTACCGGCCACACCGCGCGCTACTCCGATCCCACGTTCCCCTGGATCGGCGCGGCGACCGCGATGGGCGTCGGCGAGTTCGACGACATCGTCCGGCCGGACGGCGCACAGGTTGGCGACCGACTCCTGCTGACGACCGGCCCTGCCGTCGAGGCGGTCGGCCTGTTGAGCACCCTCTTCCCCGACGAGATAGACGTCTCCGACGGCGAGCTCGCCGACGCGCAAGCGCGCCTCGAGGAGGTCCACTGCGTCCGGGACGCGCTGACGGCGGCCGCGGCGGGTCCGGTGCGGGCGATGCACGACGTGACGGAGGGCGGACTCGCGGGCGCGCTGAACGAGATGGCCGACGGCGCGGACGCCCGATTCGTCGTGGACCGCAAGGCCGTCCCGATGCGCCCCGGCGTCCGCGAGGTCTGCGACGCCCTCGAGATCGATCCCTGGGCGACGACCAGTTGCGGTTCGCTGCTCATCGCGGTCGATCCCGACGGCGTCGACGACGTGCGGGCGGCGCTCGAGGAGCGCGACACCGTCGTCGCCGAAATCGGCCGCGTCGAGTCGGGAACCGGCGTCGTCGACGAGGCGGGCGAACGGATCGAACACCCGGCCGGCGACGCCTCCTGGGGCGTCTACGCCGACCTTGCGAGCGAGTAG
- the thiD gene encoding bifunctional hydroxymethylpyrimidine kinase/phosphomethylpyrimidine kinase — MRTPAPDTRPVALTIAGSDSGGGAGIQADLATMVAHGVFGTSAITAVTAQHTRGVESSHVLPVEEVEAQLEAVTGDFDVAAAKTGMLATTEIVELVAEKARDFEFPLVVDPVMVATSGDRLLEPEAERAYEDLLSAATVATPNADEAEVLTGIEVVDEESAREAGREILETGADAVLVKGGHVPGERVQDVLVTADEVRAFEHPRIGTEATHGSGCALAAAIAARLANGQPLSDAVGGATDFLARAVRYYYDVGEGHGAVNHMASLRNEAAREATAEEVEAVVEEFVAADVSGLVPEVGMNVVGATPYAEAVDETAAVEGRMTRTLSGVRPNRGVRFGASSHVARFLLAAREFFPELRFAVNCRFDEDVEAALEGLEWPVAEYDRTDEPTEIAAIEGRTMQWGAQRAFEDRDEPPAAVVDRGAVGKEAVVTLVAADLKTLVERALTLNAAVSEGDES; from the coding sequence ATGAGAACGCCAGCACCCGACACGCGTCCCGTCGCGCTGACGATCGCCGGCAGCGACTCCGGCGGCGGCGCCGGGATCCAGGCCGACCTCGCGACGATGGTCGCCCACGGCGTCTTCGGCACGTCGGCGATCACGGCCGTCACCGCCCAGCACACCCGCGGCGTCGAGTCCTCGCACGTCCTGCCGGTCGAGGAGGTCGAGGCCCAGCTCGAGGCCGTCACGGGCGACTTCGACGTCGCCGCGGCGAAGACGGGGATGCTCGCGACGACCGAAATCGTCGAACTCGTCGCCGAGAAGGCGCGCGACTTCGAGTTCCCGCTGGTCGTCGACCCCGTCATGGTCGCGACCTCCGGGGATCGGCTGCTCGAGCCCGAGGCCGAGCGCGCCTACGAGGACCTGCTCTCGGCGGCGACCGTCGCGACCCCCAACGCCGACGAGGCCGAGGTGTTGACTGGAATCGAGGTCGTCGACGAGGAGAGCGCCCGCGAGGCCGGCCGGGAGATCCTCGAGACGGGCGCCGACGCCGTCCTCGTAAAGGGCGGGCACGTCCCCGGCGAGCGAGTTCAGGACGTGCTCGTCACGGCCGACGAAGTGCGGGCGTTCGAGCACCCGCGGATCGGTACGGAGGCCACCCACGGCTCCGGCTGCGCGCTGGCGGCCGCAATCGCCGCCAGGCTTGCCAACGGCCAGCCGCTCTCGGACGCCGTCGGCGGCGCGACCGACTTCCTCGCGCGGGCGGTGCGGTACTACTACGACGTCGGCGAGGGCCACGGCGCGGTCAACCACATGGCGTCGCTGCGCAACGAGGCCGCGCGCGAGGCGACCGCAGAGGAGGTCGAAGCCGTCGTCGAGGAGTTCGTCGCGGCCGACGTCTCCGGGCTCGTTCCGGAGGTGGGGATGAACGTCGTCGGCGCGACGCCCTACGCCGAGGCCGTCGACGAGACCGCCGCCGTCGAGGGACGGATGACCCGGACGCTGTCGGGCGTCCGGCCGAACCGCGGGGTGCGGTTCGGCGCCTCGAGCCACGTCGCACGATTCTTGCTCGCTGCCCGGGAGTTCTTCCCCGAACTCCGGTTCGCCGTCAACTGCCGGTTCGACGAGGACGTCGAGGCGGCGCTCGAAGGCCTCGAGTGGCCAGTCGCCGAGTACGACCGCACCGACGAACCGACCGAGATCGCGGCGATCGAGGGACGCACGATGCAGTGGGGCGCACAGCGGGCGTTCGAGGACCGCGACGAGCCGCCGGCCGCCGTCGTCGACCGCGGCGCCGTCGGCAAGGAGGCGGTGGTGACGCTCGTCGCCGCGGATCTGAAGACGCTCGTCGAGCGCGCGCTGACGCTGAACGCCGCAGTCTCGGAAGGTGACGAATCGTGA